A DNA window from Loxodonta africana isolate mLoxAfr1 chromosome 7, mLoxAfr1.hap2, whole genome shotgun sequence contains the following coding sequences:
- the LOC135232024 gene encoding olfactory receptor 2G3-like — protein sequence MPFTAQLKGRTKAESVSGWYFENINTMKTNFTVTEFIFLGLSSQPKIQLILFIMFLFFYLLTVAGNIIIIMIIQLEPRLQTPMYFFLTNLSFLDICYTSTNVPQMLSNMVGKKKSIPFSGCATQMYFSLSFGMIECVLLGVMAYDRYVAICHPLHYIVIMDRSTCVRLATISWSSSFLSSMVINVLTLSPPYCGPNILNHFFCEVPSVLRLACTDTSLTELVVFVFSIITVFIPFLFIVVSYVRILQSVLRMQSASGRHKALSTCVSHLTVVALFYRTAIFMYMRPQSKSSWVGGKIIAVFYTVIPPMLNPLIYSLRNQDVKEAFRRAIAKQRT from the exons ATGCCATTCACTGCTCAGTTAAAGGGCAGAACAAAAGCAGAATCAG TGAGTGGATGGtactttgaaaatataaataCTATGAAAACAAACTTCACTGTGACAGAATTTATATTCCTGGGGCTTTCATCTCAGCCAAAGATACAGCTCAttctttttattatgttcttaTTCTTCTATTTATTAACGGTGGCTGGGAATATTATCATCATCATGATTATCCAGCTAGAACCTCGTCTCCaaacccccatgtacttcttcctcaccaatttATCTTTTCTGGACATCTGCTACACATCCACCAATGTCCCACAAATGCTGTCCAACATGGTGGGGAAGAAGAAGAGCATCCCATTCTCTGGCTGTGCTACTCAGATGTACTTCTCCCTCTCCTTTGGAATGATTGAATGTGTTCTTCTGGGTGTCATGGCTTATGACAGATATGTAGCCATTTGCCATCCCCTTCATTATATTGTCATTATGGACCGAAGCACCTGTGTCCGACTGGCAACTATTTCTTGGTCCAGCAGCTTTCTGAGTTCCATGGTTATCAATGTCCTCACTTTGAGTCCGCCATACTGTGGGCCCAATATcctcaatcactttttctgtgaggTACCTTCTGTCCTGAGGTTGGCTTGCACTGACACCTCACTTACTGAGTTGGTCGTTTTTGTCTTCAGTATCATTACTGTTTTCATTCCTTTCCTCTTCATTGTTGTTTCCTATGTCAGAATTCTTCAGTCTGTCCTGAGGATGCAGTCAGCCTCTGGGAGGCACAAGGCACTGTCCACATGTGTCTCCCATCTGACAGTGGTAGCCTTATTCTATAGAACGGCCATCTTCATGTACATGAGACCTCAATCAAAGTCCTCTTGGGTGGGGGGCAAGATCATTGCAGTGTTTTATACTGTGATCCCACCTATGCTCAACCCCTTGATCTACAGCCTAAGGAACCAAGATGTAAAAGAAGCTTTCAGGAGAGCTATTGCAAAACAGAGGACTTGA